Within Cytophagia bacterium CHB2, the genomic segment CGCCGGCGTGCAGGTGCAAAATCCCTAATCCATCTTTTTTTTCCAGCGTGCAAGCTTCCATGCCTTCTCCCTTTCTTTGGCGTTAAGCCTCTTCAACCTTGTGACAGCATCATGACGCATACTAAAACAAAACCGGGCACATTGTCAAGGGGCAACACGAACACATGAACGATTCGCTGCGGCCGGCCGCGCACGCGCTGCTGTTGCTCGTGACGCTCGCCGTGTTCATTTTGACCACCGTGCCGTTTCAAATGGAGGCCTCGCGGCAGGGCATTACGCGACGCTGGCATCATGCCGAGCGCACGCCGTTTCACAATGCCGAAGGCCGCCGCATGTCCGGTTCGGACACGCTGGGAAATCTGTTATTGTTTCTGCCGGTGGGTTTTTGCCTGCACGGTTGGCGCATGGCGCGCCGGAAGAATCTAACGATATCCGTTATTCCCACCGTTGTTGCCGCGGGGCTGTTCAGCCTCGGCATCGAGTTTTTTCAACTTTTGTTAAGTGACCGCTTCACCTCCATCAATGACGTAATGAACAATACGCTGGGCGCGCTGGGCGGCGCATGGCTCGCGCGGCGGTATTATCTCTCCGGCGTGCGGGCCATTCTCGCTTACATGCGATCCTGGCGGCGCCGGCCGGGCATGCTGGTGCTGCTTGGCCTGGGCGTGAGTTATCTCGTGTGGGCGGTCGCGCCGTTTCATTTCACCCTGAGACTCGAGCGGTTGTGGCATAACTGGCTGCATTGGACCCACTCCCTGCGCTACTTGCCCAATCTCCTGGAAAGCTGGTTGAGCGCCGATCAGCGTGAATACTGGCCGCTGGAAGTTGGGGAGAATTTTATCTTCGGCATGATTTTCGGAGGCGTTTTGCTGCTTTGCCGAAAGTGGTATTGGCCGGCGCACAAGCTTGCAAAAGAAGTGCATATCCTCGCCGCGTTCTTTTTGCTGCTCGCGCGCAATGCTTTGTTGTTATTAAGCCAAACCGGCAGGCCGGATATTCTGCCTGACCTGGCCTGCTTTCTCGGTGTGCTGCTTAGCGGTTTTCTCTTTTCACGCGCAGCATTTGCCGGCAGCGACGCCGGTACGATGCGCCTGCTGTCATTCTTTTATGTCTGTTTTTTCATGCTTGTGCTGTTGCGCCCCGATTTTCCCGAGCTGGCGCGGCAGCCGCAAACACCAACCGGCAGCGGCCTGCTTGCCGAGTTATTCGCCTCGCTGCAGCCGCGCTATTTGCTGCGGCCGGATGCACAGCCGCTGCGGCTGTTCGCGAAAGCTTGTTTGGTGATGATCCCGCTTGCGTTTGTATTCGCGCAACAGTTGACCCGGCGCGCGCAAAGCTTCGCGGCCAGACTCGGCAGCGGAGTCTTGCTTGCGGGCGGATTGGGCTTGCTGCTTCAGCTCATGCGCCATTATGTGTTGCAGGCCGAGGCAAGCTTGCTCACGGTGTTTGCGTTGATGGCCGGCGCCGCTATGGGAATTTGGCTGGAAAAATGGTGGCAGGGAAAATGCGGAAGTTGAAGCGGCTATCGTGATCAAGAAGAATGATTGGGAGGGCGAACAATGATAAAAGTTGTGATTTAAAGTAGCGTGATTGCGCCGCAGGAAAAGAATTACACCACGGATTAGCGAAGGCCCACCTCTTTCACAGGAAATTCCAGCAATAGCGATTCAGCGCCTGTGGAAATATTCGCCAAAAATGTCCGCGGCAGCACAACTATTTGCGCATGTGAATCATCCCGCAAGCGCGCGAGCAGGCGCAAAGCTTCTGCCATCGGAATCCGGTCGAAGCCCTGCTCTGCCTCTGCCAGAGGCGGCCAGTTGATGCTCAATGCCGGCAAGCCCATGCTACGGCGATGTTGCGCCAGGCTGTCCATGAAGGCATTCGCAGCGGCATAATTGCTTTGGCCGGGTGAGCCAAGCACCGCCGCGGTTGAGGAAAACATCACGAAGAAATCAAGCGGCAAATCTTGTGTGAGCACATGCAGGTTCCACGCGCCGGAAATTTTGGGGGCCATCACCGTTGCAAAACTTGCCCAATCCTGCTCTAACAGCGCGCGATCATCGCGTACGCTTGCGGCGTGAATCACCCCGCGCAAGGGCGGCATGCCTTCTTGTGATTCTGCCAGCGCCTCCGCAAGCTGGTCGAGGTGGGCAACATCAGCCTGCATCACGCGCACGGCGACCGCTTTTTGTTTGAGTTCTGCAATTGCGGCTGCAGCTTCCTCATCCGGCTGATTGCGGCTCAAGAGTATGAGATGCTGCGCGCCTTGGTCAACAAACCATTGTGCAGCACGCAAACCCAGGCCGCGCGTGCCGCCGGTGATGAGAATCGCGGCTGGCTGCTGGTTGCTGGTTACTCGTTGCTCGTGGCAGGCTGCGTGCGGCTCATCAGGCCCCGGTTGAATTGTGGCAGATATTTCGATGCGCGCCAATCGGGCGACGTAACGTTCGCCTGCGCGAAACGCCACTTGATTCGCGCGCTCGCCGGCGCGAAGTTCATCAAAGATTTGTTGTGCCGCGGTGTGCGCGTTACCGTTTGAATCTAGATCAAGGCAGAGGCAGCGCAATTCCGGATGTTCCTGCGCGAGTGTGCGGCCAAATCCCCAGAGTGAGGCGGGCGTCAGGTTGAGCGGTGAAACCGGAGGCGTAACCGCCAGCACGCCGCGCGTCACCAGGCAGAGGCGCGGTAAGTTCCCGCCCGGCGTTTGCATCAGGCTTTGCGTGAGAAAGAGCGCGCTGCCGCAAACACGCTGCTGCCCGGCTTCAAGCTGCACGCAAAAATTTTCAATGAGGCGCTCGTCATCGAGACTCCACAAGTGAATCACGCCGCGCAACGGCGGCCTGTTCATCTCCTGCACCTCCTGCAAAAGCCTGCGATAATGCTCCGCCTCTTGCGGCACGAGACGGAAAACACCGGCAGCGCTCTGCTCATATCTCAGCCCCGGCAGAACGACGCAACATTCCTCGCCCGCGTCTTTTAGCAAATTTTGTAAGGTAAACCCCCAACCACCCTGATCCGCGAAGATGAGCCACGCGCAACTCCGGCCGCGCTCAGCGTTTTGCAACGAGGCGCGCGGCTGGAGTTGCCAGGTGATTTCATAGAGCCACTCTTCGGGTCCGGAAGGCTTGTCGCCGACGGTAACTGTCACGCTTTATCCTATGCGCGTTGCGCTTCGGGGGAGGGATGCACTGCAAGGCGTTATTGCGCCAGAATTTTTCTTGCCTGCTCTTCTGACAGCCGTTCTAACTCATCCAGAATTTTGCTGATGTCTTGGGTATCATCGAAAGTCAGGATGACGGGATCCGGTTTTTCCGGGGCCAACTTTTTCACCTCGGTTGATTTCATCTCGTTCTCCAATTAAAGAATGTCCATTTTCTTTGCCAGGTACTTGCAATTGTGCCTG encodes:
- a CDS encoding VanZ family protein yields the protein MNDSLRPAAHALLLLVTLAVFILTTVPFQMEASRQGITRRWHHAERTPFHNAEGRRMSGSDTLGNLLLFLPVGFCLHGWRMARRKNLTISVIPTVVAAGLFSLGIEFFQLLLSDRFTSINDVMNNTLGALGGAWLARRYYLSGVRAILAYMRSWRRRPGMLVLLGLGVSYLVWAVAPFHFTLRLERLWHNWLHWTHSLRYLPNLLESWLSADQREYWPLEVGENFIFGMIFGGVLLLCRKWYWPAHKLAKEVHILAAFFLLLARNALLLLSQTGRPDILPDLACFLGVLLSGFLFSRAAFAGSDAGTMRLLSFFYVCFFMLVLLRPDFPELARQPQTPTGSGLLAELFASLQPRYLLRPDAQPLRLFAKACLVMIPLAFVFAQQLTRRAQSFAARLGSGVLLAGGLGLLLQLMRHYVLQAEASLLTVFALMAGAAMGIWLEKWWQGKCGS
- a CDS encoding SDR family NAD(P)-dependent oxidoreductase, with amino-acid sequence MTVTVGDKPSGPEEWLYEITWQLQPRASLQNAERGRSCAWLIFADQGGWGFTLQNLLKDAGEECCVVLPGLRYEQSAAGVFRLVPQEAEHYRRLLQEVQEMNRPPLRGVIHLWSLDDERLIENFCVQLEAGQQRVCGSALFLTQSLMQTPGGNLPRLCLVTRGVLAVTPPVSPLNLTPASLWGFGRTLAQEHPELRCLCLDLDSNGNAHTAAQQIFDELRAGERANQVAFRAGERYVARLARIEISATIQPGPDEPHAACHEQRVTSNQQPAAILITGGTRGLGLRAAQWFVDQGAQHLILLSRNQPDEEAAAAIAELKQKAVAVRVMQADVAHLDQLAEALAESQEGMPPLRGVIHAASVRDDRALLEQDWASFATVMAPKISGAWNLHVLTQDLPLDFFVMFSSTAAVLGSPGQSNYAAANAFMDSLAQHRRSMGLPALSINWPPLAEAEQGFDRIPMAEALRLLARLRDDSHAQIVVLPRTFLANISTGAESLLLEFPVKEVGLR